In the genome of Nymphaea colorata isolate Beijing-Zhang1983 chromosome 9, ASM883128v2, whole genome shotgun sequence, one region contains:
- the LOC116261211 gene encoding CSC1-like protein At4g02900 isoform X1, translating into MATFVDICVSAAINILSAFAFLLAFAVLRLQPANDRVYFPKWYLNGLRSSPRHSGTFVTRFVNLDLKTYIRFLSWMSEALRMPELELIDHAGLDSVVYLRIYVVGLKIFVPLSVLSILVLVPTNWTSGTLDDSKIFTYSNIDKLSLANVSSGSKRFWVHLVMCYICTWWTCYVLFKEYEIISAMRLRFLASEKRRPDQFTVLVRNVPPDPDESISEHVEHFFCVNHPDHYLTHQVVYNANQLAKIVSKKKSLQNSLDYCNIKLARDPAKRPTKKKGFLGLFGDTVDAIDFYTEEIDALSKEEAEARQQVITDPNAIMPAAFVSFKSRWGAAVCAQTQQSSNPTIWLTEWAPEPRDVYWNNLAIPFVELAVRRLIISVAVFFLTFFFMIPIAFVQSLASIEGIEKVFPFLKPIIKQKAIKSVVQGVLPGIALKIFLIILPSILMTMSRIEGHISLSALERRCAAKYYVFVMVNVFLGSIITGSAFEQLNQFMNQSANEIPRTIGVAVPMKATFFITYIMVDGWAGIAMEVLRLKPLVIYHLKNTLIVRTEKDREEAMNPGNLGFAISEPRLQLYFLLGLVYAVITPILLPFIVVFFGLAYLVFRHQVINVYNQEYESGAAFWPDVHLRIIIGLIISQLLFMGLMSTKGTSQSTPLLIVLPVVTIWFHIYCKNRFEAAFVKFPLQEAMVKDTVERAVEPNLNLKRYLHYAYIHPVFKDDDWDRPVALCDEEMNPLVPTLRTSQRTTPVLSKVGSRLASEPEP; encoded by the exons ATGGCTACTTTTGTGGATATATGCGTTTCAGCAGCTATCAATATTCTTTCAGCTTTTGCTTTCCTTCTTGCTTTTGCAGTTTTACGGTTGCAGCCAGCTAATGATAGAGTGTATTTTCCAAAATGGTACCTTAATGGGTTACGAAGTAGCCCTAGACACTCTGGAACTTTTGTAACAAGATTTGTTAATTTGGATCTCAAGACGTACATAAGGTTTTTAAGTTGGATGTCAGAAGCACTAAGAATGCCAGAGCTTGAGCTTATTGATCATGCAGGACTTGACTCTGTTGTATACCTGCGAATTTACGTGGTTGG GTTGAAAATATTTGTGCCTCTCTCAGTGTTGTCCATTCTTGTCTTAGTACCTACCAATTGGACTAGTGGGACATTAGATGActccaaaatttttacatatagTAATATTGACAAGCTTTCATTAGCCAATGTTTCTTCAGGGTCCAAAAG GTTCTGGGTTCATCTTGTAATGTGCTACATATGCACATGGTGGACATGTTATGTACTTTTCAAAGAATATGAAATCATATCTGCTATGAGATTGCGTTTTCTTGCATCAGAAAAACGTCGACCAGATCAGTTCACA GTTTTGGTTCGAAATGTTCCTCCAGATCCTGATGAATCTATCAGTGAACATGTGGAGCATTTCTTTTGTGTGAATCATCCAGATCACTATCTCACTCATCAG GTTGTGTATAATGCAAATCAACTTGCTAAAATAGTGAGCAAGAAGAAGAGTTTACAGAATTCTCTTGATTACTGTAACATCAAACTTGCCCGAGATCCAGCAAAAAGGCCTACAAAGAAG AAAGGCTTTTTAGGTCTTTTTGGGGATACTGTGGATGCTATTGATTTTTACACAGAAGAGATTGATGCATTGTCTAAAGAG GAAGCTGAGGCAAGGCAACAAGTTATAACTGACCCAAATGCAATTATGCCTGCTGCATTTGTTTCATTTAAGTCTCGATGGGGCGCAGCAGTTTGTGCACAAACTCAGCAATCAAGCAATCCAACTATTTGGCTAACGGAGTGGGCTCCAGAGCCCCGTGATGTTTACTGGAATAATCTTGCAATACCATTTGTTGAACTAGCAGTTCGCCGGCTAATCATCTCTGTTGCAGTCTtctttcttacatttttttttatgatccCAATTGCTTTTGTGCAATCTCTTGCCAGCATCGAGGGGATTGAAaaggtttttccttttctaaagcCAATAATAAAACA GAAGGCTATCAAGTCCGTTGTTCAAGGTGTTCTTCCTGGGATTGCATTGAAGATATTTCTGATCATTCTTCCATCGATACTCATGACAATGTCCAGGATTGAAGGCCATATATCACTATCAGCATTAGAAAGGCGATGTGCTGCtaaatattatgtttttgttaTGGTCAATGTATTCCTTGGGAGCATAATAACTGGATCAGCATTTGAACAGCTTAACCAATTCATGAATCAGTCTGCAAACGA AATTCCAAGGACAATTGGAGTGGCTGTTCCTATGAAGGCAACATTTTTCATAACTTATATCATGGTTGATGGCTGGGCAGGAATTGCTATGGAGGTTTTGAGGCTAAAGCCTTTGGTAATATATCACTTAAAAAATACTCTAATTGTGAGAACAGAGAAGGATAGAGAGGAAGCCATGAATCCAGGAAATCTGGGATTTGCCATATCTGAGCCACGATTGCAGCTTTATTTTTTACTTGGTCTTGTGTATGCCGTCATTACTCCCATCCTACTTCCTTTCATAGTTGTCTTCTTTGGTCTAGCCTATTTGGTGTTCCGTCATCAG GTTATAAATGTCTACAACCAAGAATATGAGAGTGGAGCGGCATTTTGGCCAGATGTCCATCTCCGTATCATCATTGGTTTGATAATATCACAGCTTCTCTTCATGGGATTGATGAGTACAAAGGGTACCTCTCAATCGACCCCGCTCTTAATTGTACTTCCAGTAGTAACCATTTGGTTCCACATATACTGCAAGAATCGGTTCGAGGCTGCGTTTGTGAAATTTCCTTTGCAG GAGGCTATGGTGAAAGATACAGTGGAGAGAGCTGTagaaccaaatctgaatctcaaACGCTACCTCCATTATGCATACATCCATCCAGTTTTCAAGGATGATGACTGGGACCGGCCAGTGGCACTCTGCGATGAAGAGATGAACCCACTGGTCCCTACTTTACGGACTTCTCAGAGGACAACACCTGTTCTAAGCAAAGTTGGCTCTCGATTGGCTTCTGAACCTGAGCCCTGA
- the LOC116261211 gene encoding CSC1-like protein At4g02900 isoform X2: MATFVDICVSAAINILSAFAFLLAFAVLRLQPANDRVYFPKWYLNGLRSSPRHSGTFVTRFVNLDLKTYIRFLSWMSEALRMPELELIDHAGLDSVVYLRIYVVGFWVHLVMCYICTWWTCYVLFKEYEIISAMRLRFLASEKRRPDQFTVLVRNVPPDPDESISEHVEHFFCVNHPDHYLTHQVVYNANQLAKIVSKKKSLQNSLDYCNIKLARDPAKRPTKKKGFLGLFGDTVDAIDFYTEEIDALSKEEAEARQQVITDPNAIMPAAFVSFKSRWGAAVCAQTQQSSNPTIWLTEWAPEPRDVYWNNLAIPFVELAVRRLIISVAVFFLTFFFMIPIAFVQSLASIEGIEKVFPFLKPIIKQKAIKSVVQGVLPGIALKIFLIILPSILMTMSRIEGHISLSALERRCAAKYYVFVMVNVFLGSIITGSAFEQLNQFMNQSANEIPRTIGVAVPMKATFFITYIMVDGWAGIAMEVLRLKPLVIYHLKNTLIVRTEKDREEAMNPGNLGFAISEPRLQLYFLLGLVYAVITPILLPFIVVFFGLAYLVFRHQVINVYNQEYESGAAFWPDVHLRIIIGLIISQLLFMGLMSTKGTSQSTPLLIVLPVVTIWFHIYCKNRFEAAFVKFPLQEAMVKDTVERAVEPNLNLKRYLHYAYIHPVFKDDDWDRPVALCDEEMNPLVPTLRTSQRTTPVLSKVGSRLASEPEP; encoded by the exons ATGGCTACTTTTGTGGATATATGCGTTTCAGCAGCTATCAATATTCTTTCAGCTTTTGCTTTCCTTCTTGCTTTTGCAGTTTTACGGTTGCAGCCAGCTAATGATAGAGTGTATTTTCCAAAATGGTACCTTAATGGGTTACGAAGTAGCCCTAGACACTCTGGAACTTTTGTAACAAGATTTGTTAATTTGGATCTCAAGACGTACATAAGGTTTTTAAGTTGGATGTCAGAAGCACTAAGAATGCCAGAGCTTGAGCTTATTGATCATGCAGGACTTGACTCTGTTGTATACCTGCGAATTTACGTGGTTGG GTTCTGGGTTCATCTTGTAATGTGCTACATATGCACATGGTGGACATGTTATGTACTTTTCAAAGAATATGAAATCATATCTGCTATGAGATTGCGTTTTCTTGCATCAGAAAAACGTCGACCAGATCAGTTCACA GTTTTGGTTCGAAATGTTCCTCCAGATCCTGATGAATCTATCAGTGAACATGTGGAGCATTTCTTTTGTGTGAATCATCCAGATCACTATCTCACTCATCAG GTTGTGTATAATGCAAATCAACTTGCTAAAATAGTGAGCAAGAAGAAGAGTTTACAGAATTCTCTTGATTACTGTAACATCAAACTTGCCCGAGATCCAGCAAAAAGGCCTACAAAGAAG AAAGGCTTTTTAGGTCTTTTTGGGGATACTGTGGATGCTATTGATTTTTACACAGAAGAGATTGATGCATTGTCTAAAGAG GAAGCTGAGGCAAGGCAACAAGTTATAACTGACCCAAATGCAATTATGCCTGCTGCATTTGTTTCATTTAAGTCTCGATGGGGCGCAGCAGTTTGTGCACAAACTCAGCAATCAAGCAATCCAACTATTTGGCTAACGGAGTGGGCTCCAGAGCCCCGTGATGTTTACTGGAATAATCTTGCAATACCATTTGTTGAACTAGCAGTTCGCCGGCTAATCATCTCTGTTGCAGTCTtctttcttacatttttttttatgatccCAATTGCTTTTGTGCAATCTCTTGCCAGCATCGAGGGGATTGAAaaggtttttccttttctaaagcCAATAATAAAACA GAAGGCTATCAAGTCCGTTGTTCAAGGTGTTCTTCCTGGGATTGCATTGAAGATATTTCTGATCATTCTTCCATCGATACTCATGACAATGTCCAGGATTGAAGGCCATATATCACTATCAGCATTAGAAAGGCGATGTGCTGCtaaatattatgtttttgttaTGGTCAATGTATTCCTTGGGAGCATAATAACTGGATCAGCATTTGAACAGCTTAACCAATTCATGAATCAGTCTGCAAACGA AATTCCAAGGACAATTGGAGTGGCTGTTCCTATGAAGGCAACATTTTTCATAACTTATATCATGGTTGATGGCTGGGCAGGAATTGCTATGGAGGTTTTGAGGCTAAAGCCTTTGGTAATATATCACTTAAAAAATACTCTAATTGTGAGAACAGAGAAGGATAGAGAGGAAGCCATGAATCCAGGAAATCTGGGATTTGCCATATCTGAGCCACGATTGCAGCTTTATTTTTTACTTGGTCTTGTGTATGCCGTCATTACTCCCATCCTACTTCCTTTCATAGTTGTCTTCTTTGGTCTAGCCTATTTGGTGTTCCGTCATCAG GTTATAAATGTCTACAACCAAGAATATGAGAGTGGAGCGGCATTTTGGCCAGATGTCCATCTCCGTATCATCATTGGTTTGATAATATCACAGCTTCTCTTCATGGGATTGATGAGTACAAAGGGTACCTCTCAATCGACCCCGCTCTTAATTGTACTTCCAGTAGTAACCATTTGGTTCCACATATACTGCAAGAATCGGTTCGAGGCTGCGTTTGTGAAATTTCCTTTGCAG GAGGCTATGGTGAAAGATACAGTGGAGAGAGCTGTagaaccaaatctgaatctcaaACGCTACCTCCATTATGCATACATCCATCCAGTTTTCAAGGATGATGACTGGGACCGGCCAGTGGCACTCTGCGATGAAGAGATGAACCCACTGGTCCCTACTTTACGGACTTCTCAGAGGACAACACCTGTTCTAAGCAAAGTTGGCTCTCGATTGGCTTCTGAACCTGAGCCCTGA
- the LOC116261084 gene encoding probable CDP-diacylglycerol--inositol 3-phosphatidyltransferase 2, whose product MPFSILAHPSSILPRGLGQRIERAPRPPLVSSEVSLFARKSTRVFAGFSISGGQFWRERRFDSLRTSPLEEQQDKLGEHCIKLDKFFGSKTAPQCGMAKKVEWPVYLYIPNIIGYIRIIANCIAFAHCFSDKKVFAALYFVSFVCDELDGRFARMFNQVSTFGAVLDMVTDRVSTACLLVVLSHFYRSCFTFFLALLALDIASHWLQMYSTFLSSKTSHKDVKDSTSWLLRAYYGHRLFMGYCCVGSEILYIILFLASGSQSESVIDVLVNNVRNKSMFSLPILVALPGWAVKQVVNVIQMKTAADVCVLYDTNRRERP is encoded by the exons ATGCCCTTCTCGATCCTTGCCCATCCTTCTTCGATCCTTCCTCGCGGACTAGGGCAACGAATCGAGAGAGCTCCTCGCCCCCCACTCGTCTCCTCGGAGGTTTCTTTGTTTGCAAGGAAATCCACGCGGGTTTTCGCCGGATTTTCGATCTCGGGAGGCCAATTCTGGCGTGAACGACGTTTCGATTCGCTCCGAACTTCGCCG TTGGAAGAACAGCAGGACAAACTAGGTGAACATTGTATCAAACTAGATAAGTTTTTCGGGTCTAAGACTGCTCCACAGTGTGGGATGGCAAAAAAGGTAGAATGGCCTGTGTATCTTTATATCCCCAACATCATTG GATACATACGGATTATTGCAAATTGCATTGCATTTGCACATTGCTTTTCTGATAAGAAGGTTTTTGCAGCTCTTTACTTTGTAAG CTTTGTATGTGATGAGTTAGATGGCCGGTTTGCACGCATGTTTAATCAAG TGTCAACTTTTGGAGCAGTCCTTGACATGGTTACGGACAG GGTAAGCACCGCTTGCCTGCTGGTAGTCCTTTCCCACTTTTACAg ATCATGCTTTACTTTCTTTCTGGCGCTGCTTGCTTTGGATATTGCAAGCCATTGGTTACAGATGTACAG TACTTTCCTGTCAAGCAAGACTAGCCATAAAGATGTGAAGGACAGCACTAGTTGGCTGCTTAGAGCGTATTATGGGCATAGGTTATTCATGGGCTACTGTTGCGTTGGATCAGAG ATTTTGTACATCATACTCTTCCTTGCTTCTGGGAGCCAATCAGAAAGTGTGATTGAT GTTCTTGTGAATAATGTGAGGAATAAATCGATGTTCTCTCTTCCAATTCTTGTAGCATTGCCTGGATGGGCTGTTAAGCAAGTAGTGAATGTAATACAG ATGAAGACTGCAGCAGATGTTTGTGTACTCTACGATACCAacaggagagagagaccttga